The genomic DNA CGGCAGCGTGACTGATCCGGTCATCGCCAGGGCCGCCGAACTCCTGGCCGCCGATGCGTCGCTGCGCAGCGTTCCGGTCTCCATGCGGGTGGCGGGCGAAACGTGGTGGGTCTACCTCATGCCCCTGTCCGTGTTCGAAGACAGCATGTCCCTTGGCGTGGCCGTGCCCATGAAGAGTGTGGTTCCGGCCATGGGCAGCGACACCTTTTTACAATTTTTTGGAGGCGGGCTTGTGCTTCTGGCCGCATGCGCGCTGTTTCTGCTGCGCAGGTACCGGGCCAGGATCGAGACCCTGGGCATGCGTCACGGCGCGGCCCGGACCGCTCAGGACGTGCTGAGTCTCATTGCCGAGGGCGAATGCAGCGTGCTTGAATTCAAGCAGACCATGCGGTTCAACCTCAAGGCGGGCAAGAACGGCAAGGAGATCGAACACGCCATTGTCAAGACCGTGGCCGCCTTCATGAATTCTGAGGGCGGCATGCTCCTGATCGGTGTTGCCGACGATGGCATGGTCACCGGCTTTGGCGAGGACAATTTCGCCAGCGACGACAAGGCGCTGCTGCACCTCAACAACCTTGTGAACCAGTATGTCGGGGCTGAATTCTCGCGCTATGTCGATACCATGGTCATTGAAGTCAATGGCAGGCCGGTCATCCGCGTCCTGTGCACGCCCGCTTCGGCCCCGGCCATCCTCAAGACGGGCCAGAGCGAGGAGTTCTATGTGCGCAGCGGCCCGGCCAGCCGCCAGCTCACCCTGAGCCAGTTTTACGAATGGCTCCAGAACCATTGATGGTGCTGGCAACGGGCATGGAGAGGCGGACCAAAAGCCTTTACATCCATGTGAATATCGGCCACACTTCTTCCCTTTCATAAAGACCGGCAATCGATGATGGAGTACACGTACGATGCCCAAGAATTTCCTGACTATTTTGGATATGCCCAGGGACGAGGCCCGGCAGGTGCTGCTGCGCGCCAAGGAGATGAAGGACGGAAAAGTCCGCACCGACCTCCTGGCAGGCAAGACCCTGCTCCTGATTTTCGAGAAGGCCTCCACCCGCACGCGGGTCTCTTTTGAAGTGGGCGTGCGCCAGCTTGGCGGCGACCCGGTCTTCATCACCTCGCGTGACTCGCAGTTGGGCCGCAGCGAGCCCCTCAAGGACACCGCGCGGGTGCTCTCGCGCTACGCGGACGGACTCATCGTGCGCACCTTTGGCCAGGAAAAGCTCGAAACCCTGGTCAAATACGGGACCATTCCGGTCATCAACGCCCTGACCGACGAGTACCATCCCTGCCAGATCATGTCCGACGTGCTGACCATGTACGAGCGCACGCCCAGCCTCGACGAGATCAAGGTGGCCTGGATCGGCGACGGCAACAACATGGCCCACTCGTTCATCAATGCGGCGGCCACCTTTGGCTTTGCCCTCTCCCTGGCCTGCCCGGCGGGATACCTGCCCGACCAGGGTATCCTGGACAAGGCCCGCAGCCTGGGCGCGGACATCACCCTGACCGACGATCCGGCCAGGGCCGTGGCCGGGGCGCACTATGTCAACACCGATGTCTGGGCATCCATGGGACAGGAAGAGGAGCAGAAGAAGCGCGAGGCCGCCTTTGCCGGGTATGCCGTGGACGATGTGCTCATGGCCAAGGCCGCGCCGGGCGCCTGCTTCATGCACTGCCTGCCCGCCCACCGGGGCGAGGAGGTCAGCGAGGCCGTGTTCGAGGGGCCTGCCTCCATCGTCTGGGACCAGGCCGAGAACCGGCTGCACATGCAAAAGGCCATCATCGAATGGATTTACAGCAATTAAAGCTAGATGGAATAGCGAGGAAATAATCAGATGAGCAAGCTGGAAAAAGTCGTTCTCGCCTACTCGGGCGGACTTGACACATCGATCATTCTCAAGTGGATCAAGAACAACTACGACTGCGACGTGGTCTGCATGACCGCAGACCTCGGCCAGGGCGAGGAGATGGACGGCATCGAGCAGAAGGCGCTGACCACCGGAGCGGTCAAGGCGTATGTCGAGGATCTGCGCGAGGAGTTTGTGCGCGATTACGTCTTCCCCATGTTCCGCGCCAGCGCCCTGTACGAGGGCCGCTATCTGCTCGGCACGGCCATTGCCCGGCCCCTGATCGCCAAGCGCATGGTCGAGATTGCCGAGGTCGAGGGCGCCCAGGCCGTGGCCCACGGCGCCACGGGCAAGGGCAACGATCAGGTCCGGTTCGAGCTGGCCACCATGGCCCTCAACCCGCGCCTGAAGACCATCGCCCCCTGGCGCGAATGGGACATGAAGTCGCGCACCGATCTCATCAACTACGCCAAGGAGAACTCCATCCCGGTGCCGGTGAGCCGCGCCAAGCCGTGGTCCATCGACGCCAACCTGCTGCACACCTCCTTTGAGGGCGGCGAGCTGGAAGATCCGTGGAACTCTCCGGGCCAGGATTGCCACCGCACCGTCACCCCCTTGGAGAAATGTCCGGATCAGGCCGAAGAGATCACCATCGATTTCGAGCGGGGCAACCCCGTGGCCGTCAACGACATCCGGTATTCTCCGGCAGCCCTGCTGGCCAAGCTCAACGAGCTGGGCGGCAGGCACGGCATCGGACGAGTTGACATGGTCGAGAACCGCTTTGTGGGCATGAAGTCCCGCGGCGTGTACGAGACGCCCGGCGGCACCATTCTGGCCGCCGCCCACCGCGACCTCGAAGGGCTGACCATGGACCGCGAAATGATGCATTTGCGCGACGGCCTCATTCCCCGCTACGCCGAGATGGTCTATTACGGCTACTGGTTCTCGCCGGAGCGCGAGGCGTTGCAGGCCATGGTGGACAAGTCGCAGGAGAAGGTCACCGGCACCGTGCGCGTCAAGCTCTACAAGGGCAACTGCGTGCCCCTTGGCCGCAAGTCGCCGTTCTCCATGTACAATGCCGATTTGGCCACCTTTGAGGAAGATTACGTCTACGACCAGTCCGATGCTGCGGGCTTCATCAAGCTCGTGGGCCTGCGGCTCAAGGGCCGCATGCAGCAGAGCAAGTTTGGCGGCAAAGACGTGGAAGACAGCTGCGAGTAAGGTATGGCAGACAAGAAGATGTGGGGAGGGCGGTTCTCAGGCGGAACCGCCGCGTCCATGGAGGCGTATTCCGAGTCCGTGTCCTTTGACTGGCGGCTCTATGCCGAGGACATCCTCGGCTCACAGGCCCATGCCCGCATGCTGGCGCGCCAGGGATTCCTGACCGACGACGAAGCCGTGCGCATCTGCGACGGGCTGGACGCGGTCCGGGCCGAGATCGAGGCCGGGGAGTTTGTCTGGAAGACCGGGCACGAGGACGTGCACATGAACATCGAGTCGCGTCTGACCGAGCTCATCGGCCCCCTGGGCGGCAAGCTGCATACGGCGCGCAGCCGCAACGACCAGGTGGCCCTGGATTTCCGGCTCCATGTGGCGGCTCGGCTGGCGGCCTGGCAGGAGCGTCTGGCCGCGCTGATCAAGGTCTATGCGGACCGGGCCGACGAGCACCGGGACACCCTGCTGCCCGGATGCACCCACTTCCAGCCCGCCCAGCCCGTGAGCCTCGCCCACCATCTGCTGGCCTACTGCCAGATGTTCAGGCGCGACCACGAGCGGCTGGCCGACTGCCTGAAGCGCGTCCGGGTCATGCCCCTGGGCGCGGCGGCCCTGGCCGGGACCACCCATCCGGTCGATCCCGCCTTTGTGGCCCAACAGCTCGGCATGGAAGCGGTCTTCGCCAACTCCATGGATGCCGTGGCGGACCGCGATTTTGTGCTTGAGGCCGTGTTCGCGGGCAGCGTGGTCATGACGCATCTGTCGCGGATGTGCGAGGAGATCATCATCTGGGCCAATCCCAACTTCGGCTATGTCAGGCTGCCGGACGGCTATTCCACCGGCTCGTCCATCATGCCGCAGAAGAAGAACCCGGACTCCTGCGAGATCATGCGCGGCAAGACGGGCCGGGTGGTCGGCTCCCTGATGGGGCTTCTGGTGCTGGTCAAGGGGCTGCCCATGACTTACAACCGGGACATGCAGGAGGACAAGGAGCCATTTTTTGACGCGGACAGGACTGTGACCGCGTCCCTTGAGATCATGGCCGGGCTGCTTCGCGAGCTGGAATTCGTGCCGGAGAGGATGCTGGCCGCGGTGGAGCGGGGCTTTCTCAACGCCACCGAGCTGGCCGACTATCTGGCGGCCAGGGGATTGCCCTTCCGCGAGGCGCACCACATCACTGGCGCGGCAGTGGGCTATGCCGAGTCCAAGGGTGTGCGGCTTGAGGATTTGAGCCTGGACGAGATGCGCCGGTTTTCCGCCCTGATAGACGAGGATGTCTACGGGGTGCTGGATTACCGGGCCGCAGTCAGGCGGCGGAACATGCCGGGCGGCACCGGGCCGCAGTCCGTGGCCGGGCAGATCACAGCGCTCAGGACGTGGCTCGGTTCTGCCGGATGATCTCCGGATCCATTTTTTTTGCGTCGTTTCCCTTGATTTTTCACGCAAGGCCATTACTTTAGAAAACTGACAGGCTGTCAACAATCGACCGCGTCCACCTGTCGCGGTCCGCTCAAGAGGGCGCACGTGGCCTGAGGCCGCAACGCCCGGAGGAACAGTATTTGAACAATCATATGAAAAATCTCGTTGTCTGGGCGATCATCTTCGTTTTGATGGTCGTTCTCTTCAACCTGTTCAACCAGCCCCCCCTGCCGCAGGATCAGCCCTCGTACAGCGAGTTTCTGTCCATGGTGGACAGCGGCGGTGTGGCAGAGGTGAAGATTCAGGGACAGCGGGTCTCCGGTCTCAAGACCTCTGGCGAACGGTTCCAGGTCTACACCCCTGACGATCCCAATCTCATCGAGACGCTGATCAAGAAGGGCGTGCAGGTCAAGGCCGAGCCGCCGGACGAATCCCCCTGGTACATGACAGTGCTGCTGTCCTGGTTCCCCATGCTGCTGCTCATCGGCGTCTGGATATTCTTCATGCGCCAGATGCAGGGCGGCGGCAGCGGCGGACGCGGGGCCATGAGCTTTGGCCGCTCCAAGGCGCGTCTCATCACCGGGGAGACCGCCAAGGTCACCTTCGACGATGTGGCGGGCGTGGACGAGGCCAAGGAGGAGCTCTCCGAGATCGTCGATTTCCTGCGTGAGCCGCGCAAGTTCACCCGTCTTGGCGGACGCATCCCCAAGGGCGTGCTCCTGGTGGGCGGACCCGGCACGGGCAAGACCCTGCTGGCGCGCGCCGTGGCGGGCGAGGCCGGGGTTCCCTTTTATTCCATTTCCGGTTCCGATTTCGTGGAGATGTTCGTGGGTGTGGGCGCATCGCGTGTTCGCGACCTCTTTGCCCAGGGCAAGAAGAACGCCCCCTGCCTCATCTTCATCGACGAGATTGACGCCGTGGGCCGTCAGCGCGGCGCGGGACTGGGCGGCGGGCATGACGAGCGCGAGCAGACCCTCAACCAGTTGCTCGTCGAGATGGACGGTTTCGAATCCAACGAGGGCGTCATCCTGGTGGCGGCCACCAACCGGCCCGACGTGCTCGACCCGGCCCTGCTCAGGCCGGGCCGCTTCGACCGGCAGGTGGTCGTGCCCAGTCCGGACCTGCGTGGCCGCGAGCACATCCTCAAGGTCCACAGCCGCAAGACTCCCCTCGCGCCCGAAGTGAATCTGCACATCATCGCCAAGGGTACGCCCGGCTTCTCCGGTGCGGACCTTGAGAATCTGGTCAACGAGGCCGCGCTCTATGCCGCCAAGCTCGGCAAGGATCATGTCAACATGAGCGACTTCGAGGAGGCCAAGGACAAGGTCATGATGGGCAAGGAGCGGCGCAGCCTCATCCTCTCCGAGGAGGAGAAGCGGACCACGGCCTACCACGAGGCGGGCCATGCCCTGCTGGCCAAGATACTGCCCGGCACCGATCCGGTCCACAAGGTCTCCATCATCCCGCGCGGTCGTGCCCTGGGCGTGACCATGCAGTTGCCGGGCGAGGACAGGTATAATTATTCCAAGGAGTTCCTCAAGAACACCATGGTCGTCCTCATGGGAGGCCGGGTGGCCGAGGAGGTGGTCCTCAACCAGCTCACCACCGGGGCCAGCAACGACATCGAGCGCGCCACCAAGACCGCGCGCAACATGGTCTGCATGTGGGGCATGAGCGAGAAGCTCGGCCCTTTGAGCTTCGGTGACAGCCAGGAGCAGGTCTTCTTGGGCAAGGAATTGATCCACAACAAGGACTATGGAGAAGAGACGGCCAAGACCATCGACGCCGAGGTCAGTCATTTCGTGGCCCAGGCCCACGAGCGGGCCACCAAGCTGATCAGGGAGAACCTGATGCATGTGGAAGCCATCGCCTTGGCCCTGCTCGACCGCGAGACCATCACTGGCGCGGACATTGATCTGTTGATGAAGGGCGAGTCCCTGCCGCCCATGAACAACGGCGGCTCCACGGGCGCTCCCGGATCGTCCGGCACGTCCGCTTCTGGCGACGCGCCGGTCTACACCGCCGAGGGCAAGGTGGTCGCCGGGCCGGGCTACACCCCGGTCAGCGAAAAACAGCCCGAGGGCGATGACTTCCTCCTAGAGGAGGACGACGGCAAGACCGGTCAGGCCGAGAAGGCCGACGGGGACTCCGGCGAGAAGTCGGGCGACGGCAACCCGAAGATTCAGTAACCGCACCTGAAGGTCGGCCATTGATGATCGACACGACATGGACAGTGAAGGGGGGCAGGGTCTTGGGCCCCGCCCCCTTTTTCATTGCCGGGATCGTCAACGTGACCCCGGATTCCTTCTATGACGGGGGGGCGCATGGTGTGGTCGGGAAGGCCGTGGCCCACGGGCTGACCCTGGCCCGCCAGGGCGCGCACATCCTCGACGTGGGCGGCGAGTCCACCCGGCCCTATGCCGAGACTGTTCCGGCAGAGGCCGAGATTGCGCGGGTGCTGCCGGTCATCGAGGGGCTGCTGGCGTCGGACGAGCTGTCAGGCGGGTCGGCCCCGGCCATTTCGGTGGACACCACCAAGGCCGTGGTTGCCGCCAGGGCGCTCGATGCCGGGGCGGTCATCCTCAACGACGTGTCCGCCTTTTCCTATGACCCGGCCCTGGCCGATGTCATTGCCCAGTACAGGCCCGGCTACGTGCTCATGCACAGTCTGGGCAGGCCAGGGACCATGCAGGATTCCCCGCGGTATGCGGATGTGGTGGACGAGGTCATGGCCTTTTTCGGGGAGAAGCTTGAGCGGCTCGACGCGCTGGGGCTGCCAGGGGACCGGATCGTGCTCGATCCGGGTATCGGGTTCGGCAAGACCCTTGAACACAACCTGACCATCCTGCGGGGCATTGAGCGGTTCAAAGCCTTTGGGCTGCCTGTGTTCATGGGGCTTTCCAACAAATCCCTGTGGCAGGGACTGCTCGGCCTGCCTGTTGACAGGCGGCAGAACGCCACCCAGGCGGCCACGGCGATCATGGCGGCGAAGGGCGTGCCCATCCACCGTGTTCATGAGGTGGAATCGACACGACAAACATTGACCATCGTTCATCAAATAGCGTAGTTAAAAATATGTTTGAACTTTTCGGGATGGAAATAACCTGGCGCGTCGTGCTCGATATCGGGCTCGTGGGCGTCATCTATTACAACATCATCCTGCTCGTGCGGGGAACCCGCGCCGCCGCCGTGCTCTACGGCATGGTGGTGGTGCTGATCATCTATTACTTCTCCGATCAGTTCAATCTGTACACCCTGAGCACCCTGCTGGGCGAGTTCCTCAGTTCCATCTTCCTCGTGGTGGTCATTCTTTTCAGGACAGACATCCGCAAGGCTCTGGCCAGCGTCGGCACCAAGCGTTTCTGGACCAAGTCCCAGGTTCGCGACGACACGCTGGAGCACCTGATCAACGCGGCCATGGATATGGCGCGCACTCATACCGGCGCCATCATTGTCATCGAGAAGAACATGCCCCTGGGCGATATCGTGGAGCGTGGCATCGAGATCGACGCCAAGGTCAACAAGGAACTGCTGTTGACGATTTTCTTTGCCGACACCCCCCTGCACGACGGTGCGGTCATCATCCGGCGCGACCGGCTCGTGGCCGCGGCCTGCATCCTGCCCCTGTCGTCCAAGCTGCGCGGCCAGCCCATGTACGGGACGAGGCATCGTGCGGCCCTGGGCATCAGCGAGGAATCGGACGCGGTCACCGTGGTCGTGTCCGAGGAACGGGGCGAGGTGTCCGTGGCCATGAACGGGCGTCTGACCACCAGCCTGGACGATGTCCGCCTCAGGCGCGTCCTGCGCAACGCTTTGGGACGGTAGGCATATGAAGAATTGGCAGACCATGCTGCTGGCCCTGGCGCTGGCGATATTCACCTGGTTCCTGGTCACCGGGCGCGAGGTCATCGAGACATGGGTCGAGATGCCTGTCATCATGACCAACCCGCCCGAAGGCATGATCATCGAAGAGGGCATGATCGAGAAGATTCAGGTCCGTCTGCGCGGCCCCAAGGGGCTTGTGGGCAGCCTGGCTTCGCAGACCCTGACCTATCCGCTTGACGTGAGCAAACTCTCCATAGGCCAGCAGGTGGTGGAGATCGACGCATCCAAGCTGCCTTTTTCGTCCACCTACGAGATCATCGAGGTCAGGCCGAACCGGCTCAAGCTGGTGGTGGACCGGCGCACGACCAAGACCATCCCCCTCGAGGCCGCCTGGTCCGGCCAGCTGAATCCGGATTACGTGCTGCGGGAGGTCCGTGCCACGCCGTCCGAGGTCGAGATCCGGGGGCCTGAGACCAAGCTGGGCAAGATCACGGCCACCAAGGTGGTGCTGCACGAGGACTTTCTCGAAAACGTCCCGGAGCAATGGGCCGAGGACGTGGGGGTCGAACTGCCCGACGAGATCAGGGCATCGCCCGGCAAGGTCCGGGTGGAGGCGTTCTTCAGCGCCAAGACGCGTGAGATATGGGTCAAGCTCCCTCTCTCTTACGATGAACCGCGCGGCTACGGGGTTGCCGTGGCGCAGGACTTCGTACGTCTGCTCATCGACGGCCCCATTGCCCTTTTTCGCAACAACGACTACCGGACCGGCATGGTTGCAACCCTCGTCTTCCCGGAGGACATGGCCGCAGGCCGGCATGAACTCGACTATCAGGTGGCACTGCCCGAGGGGTGTCAGTTGATGAGAAAGAATCCCGAGACCATCTCGATCACACTGACCAGGAAATAATCGCCGCTTTCGCGGCACGCTGGAGCATTCCATGAAGCAGAGGCTTTTCGGAACCGATGGCCTGCGCGGCCAGGGCAACATATTCCCCATGACCCCGGAGATCGCGCTCAAGCTCGGTCTGGCCGCCGGGCAGTACTTTCGCAACGGATCGGGCCGCAACCGGGTGGTCATCGGCAAGGACACGCGGCTTTCGGGCTATGTCTTCGAGACCGCGCTGACCTCCGGGCTGTGCGCCAACGGCATGGATGTCTTTCTGGTGGGCCCGCTGCCCACCCCGGCCATCTCGTTTCTGACGCGCAACATGCGCGCCGATCTCGGCGTGGTCATCTCGGCCAGCCACAACCCGTTCATGGACAACGGCATCAAATTCTTCGACCGCGAGGGGTTCAAGCTCCCCGACGAGGTGGAGGACGAGATCAGCGAACTGGTCATGGCCGAGCATCCCCGCTGGGAGTACCCTGCGCCCGAGGATATCGGCAAGGCGCATCGCATCGTGGACGCGCAGGGACGCTACATCGTCTATCTCAAGAACAGCTTTTCGCCCAGGTTGACCCTGGACGGCCTCAAGGTGGTCCTCGACTGTGCTCACGGCGCGGCCTACGGGGTGGCTCCCATGGTTCTGGAAGAGCTCGGGGCCACGGTCATCAAGATCGGTGTGAGTCCCGACGGGTTGAACATCAACCACAAGTGCGGCTCGCTCTATCCTGAGGTCGTCTCCAACATCGTGGTGGACGAGGGGGCCGACATCGGTATCGCCCTGGACGGAGACGCCGACCGGCTCATCGTCTGCGACGAGAAGGGGCGCATTCTCGACGGCGACCAGATCATGGCCCTGAGCGCTCTTGAGATGATGGAGAAGGGCAGGCTGCCGAAAAACATGCTCGTGTCCACGGTCATGAGCAACATGGCCCTGGAGCTGTTCATGCGGCAGCACGGCGGCACGCTGCTGCGCACTGCGGTGGGCGACCGCTATGTGGTCGAGGCCATGCGCCGCGAGGGGGCCAGGCTGGGCGGCGAGCAGTCGGGCCATCTGATTTTCATGGATCATTCCACCACGGGCGACGGACTCCTTGCCGCGCTGCAATTATTGCGTATAATGGTGGAAAAGGACAAGCCGCTCTCGGAGCTGGCTGGCCTGCTCGAACCCTTCCCCCAGATGTTGCGCAACGTCCATGTGGAGCGCAAGATCCCGTTTGCGCAGGCTCCCGGCCTCCAGGCCGAGGTGGCCCGCGTTGAACAGGCCCTGCACGGCAAGGGGCGCGTCCTCTTGCGCTATTCGGGCACCGAGGCCGTCTGCCGGGTCATGGTCGAGGGGCCGGACCTGGACACGGTGCAGCGGCACGTCATGGAACTGGTCGAGGCCTGCGAAAAGCATCTGCGGTAGATTCAAAGCACTTTCACGGAGGACTCCCATGGAAATCACAAAGGCCGTTATTCCCGTCGCTGGCTGGGGCACCCGCTCCCTTCCCGCAACCAAGAACGTTCCCAAGGAGATGCTGCCCATCTTCCGCAAGCCCATCGTCCAGTACATCGTGGAGGAGGGCATTGGCGCGGGCATCACGGACGTGGTCTTTGTCACCAACCAGAACAAGACCATCATCGAGGACCATTTCGACCGCAACTTCCTGCTGGAGCAGCTCCTGGCCCGCGCGGACAAGCTGGACATGCTGGAGGAGGTCCGCCGCGTGGCCGACATGGTCAACGTCATCGCCGTGCGCCAGAAGGAGCAGCTGGGCCTTGGCCACGCCGTGCTCACGGCCCGCGAGGTGTGCAAGAACGAGCCGTTCGCGGTCATGCTGGGCGACGATCTCATGTTCGGGCGCGACACCGGCATCGGCGAGCTGATCAAGGCCGCCAAGATCGAGAACAAGGCCGTGGTCGGCGTCATCGAGGTGCCGAAAAGCAAGGTCAGCAAATACGGCGTGATCAAGGGCACCGAGTTTGCCAAGGGCATGTACACGGTCTCAAGTCTGGTGGAGAAGCCCTCGGTGGAGCAGGCCCCGTCCAACCTCGCCATCATCGGGCGCTATGTCCTGCTGCCGGAGATTTTCGACATCCTCGAAGACCAGAAGGCGGGCGTGGGCGGCGAGATCCAGTTGACCGACGCCCTTCAGGGGCTGGCAGATCGCGACAAGCTCATCGCGGTCAAGCTCCAGGGGCAGCGTTTTGATGCTGGCGACTGGGTGGAATACCTGACGGCCAATATCTACTTCGCCCTCCAGGACGAGGAACTGCGCGACGAACTCGTCAAGCGGCTCCAGGAGTTGCTCTCTTGCCCAAGCTGATTTCGCTTTTCCTCGGATTCGCTCTTCTCGGCGGTTTTGCGCTCCCGGCAGCCGCCTTCACCCCGGACAACGGGGAGATTTCGCGGCTGATGCAGAGGCACTATGGCGGACTGACCTCGTGGGAGGCGGTCATGACCTTTCCCGAACAGCCCGGCGTGTCGGCCCATGTCTGGCACTCGCGCGGCAGATGGCGGCAGGAGTGGCAGGGGGAGGGCGCAGCCAGGGCCGTGGGCGTGAACGGGCGTGTTGTTGCGGCCTGCACCCAGCAGGGTTTTCCTCTTTCACCGCTTTTCGTCTGGCTGCCGCCCAGTCCGGTGGCCACCTGGCAATCCTGGGGCGTGGGCATCGCCAGCCGCAGCTTCGGGTTCTGCGGCGATGCGCCCTGCCTCATGCTCGGTGCCGAGCCGGGCGACGAGGTGTCGCCAGCCGTGCATCTGCACAACGAGAGCGGCACGCCGCTTCTGGTCCGCTACCGCAGCGGGCCAGGGGTGATCACGGTCCGCTTCGGCGAATACCGCACCGTGGGCGGATTCCAGGTGCCGCAGCGTCTGTCCGTCGATCTCGGCGGCACGACCCTGGAGGCCAGGGTGGAGTGGATCGCCGTCAATCGGGCTGACAGCGACTCTCTCTACGCCCTGGACACCCCTGATGTCGCGCCGTGTGCCGAGCCGCCTGCCCCCTTCGGGCTTTTGCGTGATTCATTCCGTACCCCGACCCTGGAGTAGGCCGCTGTCATGGCTGATCTCTGGCAGGTCACCCTCGTCAGTCCGCCGTATCAGGCGCTGACCTACGAGCGGCCCCGGTATTTTCCCGAAATCGGACCCGGCCAGCGGGTGATCGTCCCCCTTGGGCGGTCCCATCGTGTGGGCGTGGTCATCGGTCCGGCTGCCGAAGCGCCCCAGGGCGTGGTCATCAAACCCCTCATCTGGCCCCTGGAACCTGCCCCGCTGCTCGACAAGGGGTACATCGAGCTGGTCCACAATCTGGCCACCCGGCAGATGGCCCGGCCCGGGCGCATTCTCGAAACGCTGCTGCCGCGCGGCCTGCGCACGGCGGCGGTGGTCTTTCGCGTGGATCGCCACGTGGCCGACCGCCCCCTGCCGGGCACGGTCCGGCCCGCCGATCTCGCCCGGCTGCCCCTGGCGGACCGCGAGGCGCTCATGGAGCTGTGGCTTGCCGGGCGCATGCGCGTGCGCGTCAATATCAAGCGCGAGGAAGAGGAGCGGTTTGCCTCCCTTGTCTCGGACCCGCCCTGGGCCGTGCGCCCCAATGCCAAGCGGCAGATCAGGATTCTCGAACACCTGCTCGACAACGGGCCGCAGAGCCTCTTCTCCCTGCGCCACGCCCTGGGCGAGTGGGCCGTGACCACGGTGGCAAAGATGGAAGGCGTTGGGCTGGTCGCCCTGGGCGAGCTGACCGCGGACCGGCTGGCCGAGGTGGACGCCGGGCCAGGCCGGTGCCAGGGAATTGAACCGGCTGCCTTTGCCCTGACAGACGAGCAGCGCGTGGCCCTGGACGAACTGATTGTCACCATGGACGG from Pseudodesulfovibrio aespoeensis Aspo-2 includes the following:
- the argF gene encoding ornithine carbamoyltransferase translates to MPKNFLTILDMPRDEARQVLLRAKEMKDGKVRTDLLAGKTLLLIFEKASTRTRVSFEVGVRQLGGDPVFITSRDSQLGRSEPLKDTARVLSRYADGLIVRTFGQEKLETLVKYGTIPVINALTDEYHPCQIMSDVLTMYERTPSLDEIKVAWIGDGNNMAHSFINAAATFGFALSLACPAGYLPDQGILDKARSLGADITLTDDPARAVAGAHYVNTDVWASMGQEEEQKKREAAFAGYAVDDVLMAKAAPGACFMHCLPAHRGEEVSEAVFEGPASIVWDQAENRLHMQKAIIEWIYSN
- a CDS encoding argininosuccinate synthase yields the protein MSKLEKVVLAYSGGLDTSIILKWIKNNYDCDVVCMTADLGQGEEMDGIEQKALTTGAVKAYVEDLREEFVRDYVFPMFRASALYEGRYLLGTAIARPLIAKRMVEIAEVEGAQAVAHGATGKGNDQVRFELATMALNPRLKTIAPWREWDMKSRTDLINYAKENSIPVPVSRAKPWSIDANLLHTSFEGGELEDPWNSPGQDCHRTVTPLEKCPDQAEEITIDFERGNPVAVNDIRYSPAALLAKLNELGGRHGIGRVDMVENRFVGMKSRGVYETPGGTILAAAHRDLEGLTMDREMMHLRDGLIPRYAEMVYYGYWFSPEREALQAMVDKSQEKVTGTVRVKLYKGNCVPLGRKSPFSMYNADLATFEEDYVYDQSDAAGFIKLVGLRLKGRMQQSKFGGKDVEDSCE
- the argH gene encoding argininosuccinate lyase; protein product: MADKKMWGGRFSGGTAASMEAYSESVSFDWRLYAEDILGSQAHARMLARQGFLTDDEAVRICDGLDAVRAEIEAGEFVWKTGHEDVHMNIESRLTELIGPLGGKLHTARSRNDQVALDFRLHVAARLAAWQERLAALIKVYADRADEHRDTLLPGCTHFQPAQPVSLAHHLLAYCQMFRRDHERLADCLKRVRVMPLGAAALAGTTHPVDPAFVAQQLGMEAVFANSMDAVADRDFVLEAVFAGSVVMTHLSRMCEEIIIWANPNFGYVRLPDGYSTGSSIMPQKKNPDSCEIMRGKTGRVVGSLMGLLVLVKGLPMTYNRDMQEDKEPFFDADRTVTASLEIMAGLLRELEFVPERMLAAVERGFLNATELADYLAARGLPFREAHHITGAAVGYAESKGVRLEDLSLDEMRRFSALIDEDVYGVLDYRAAVRRRNMPGGTGPQSVAGQITALRTWLGSAG
- the ftsH gene encoding ATP-dependent zinc metalloprotease FtsH, coding for MNNHMKNLVVWAIIFVLMVVLFNLFNQPPLPQDQPSYSEFLSMVDSGGVAEVKIQGQRVSGLKTSGERFQVYTPDDPNLIETLIKKGVQVKAEPPDESPWYMTVLLSWFPMLLLIGVWIFFMRQMQGGGSGGRGAMSFGRSKARLITGETAKVTFDDVAGVDEAKEELSEIVDFLREPRKFTRLGGRIPKGVLLVGGPGTGKTLLARAVAGEAGVPFYSISGSDFVEMFVGVGASRVRDLFAQGKKNAPCLIFIDEIDAVGRQRGAGLGGGHDEREQTLNQLLVEMDGFESNEGVILVAATNRPDVLDPALLRPGRFDRQVVVPSPDLRGREHILKVHSRKTPLAPEVNLHIIAKGTPGFSGADLENLVNEAALYAAKLGKDHVNMSDFEEAKDKVMMGKERRSLILSEEEKRTTAYHEAGHALLAKILPGTDPVHKVSIIPRGRALGVTMQLPGEDRYNYSKEFLKNTMVVLMGGRVAEEVVLNQLTTGASNDIERATKTARNMVCMWGMSEKLGPLSFGDSQEQVFLGKELIHNKDYGEETAKTIDAEVSHFVAQAHERATKLIRENLMHVEAIALALLDRETITGADIDLLMKGESLPPMNNGGSTGAPGSSGTSASGDAPVYTAEGKVVAGPGYTPVSEKQPEGDDFLLEEDDGKTGQAEKADGDSGEKSGDGNPKIQ
- the folP gene encoding dihydropteroate synthase, which codes for MIDTTWTVKGGRVLGPAPFFIAGIVNVTPDSFYDGGAHGVVGKAVAHGLTLARQGAHILDVGGESTRPYAETVPAEAEIARVLPVIEGLLASDELSGGSAPAISVDTTKAVVAARALDAGAVILNDVSAFSYDPALADVIAQYRPGYVLMHSLGRPGTMQDSPRYADVVDEVMAFFGEKLERLDALGLPGDRIVLDPGIGFGKTLEHNLTILRGIERFKAFGLPVFMGLSNKSLWQGLLGLPVDRRQNATQAATAIMAAKGVPIHRVHEVESTRQTLTIVHQIA
- the cdaA gene encoding diadenylate cyclase CdaA translates to MFELFGMEITWRVVLDIGLVGVIYYNIILLVRGTRAAAVLYGMVVVLIIYYFSDQFNLYTLSTLLGEFLSSIFLVVVILFRTDIRKALASVGTKRFWTKSQVRDDTLEHLINAAMDMARTHTGAIIVIEKNMPLGDIVERGIEIDAKVNKELLLTIFFADTPLHDGAVIIRRDRLVAAACILPLSSKLRGQPMYGTRHRAALGISEESDAVTVVVSEERGEVSVAMNGRLTTSLDDVRLRRVLRNALGR
- a CDS encoding CdaR family protein yields the protein MKNWQTMLLALALAIFTWFLVTGREVIETWVEMPVIMTNPPEGMIIEEGMIEKIQVRLRGPKGLVGSLASQTLTYPLDVSKLSIGQQVVEIDASKLPFSSTYEIIEVRPNRLKLVVDRRTTKTIPLEAAWSGQLNPDYVLREVRATPSEVEIRGPETKLGKITATKVVLHEDFLENVPEQWAEDVGVELPDEIRASPGKVRVEAFFSAKTREIWVKLPLSYDEPRGYGVAVAQDFVRLLIDGPIALFRNNDYRTGMVATLVFPEDMAAGRHELDYQVALPEGCQLMRKNPETISITLTRK